A window of the Halichoerus grypus chromosome 2, mHalGry1.hap1.1, whole genome shotgun sequence genome harbors these coding sequences:
- the SERPINF2 gene encoding alpha-2-antiplasmin isoform X2, producing the protein MVLLRGLLVLSLSCLQGPGLLLSPASSMEPLDQQLRSGQTQEKLPPLTLLKLGNQEARGHTVLKKSPRDCKGAPTPEQTRRLAQAMMAFTTDLFSLVAQRSTSPNLILSPLSVALALSHLALGAQNQTLRRLEQVLHADSGLCLPHLLSRLCQDLGPGAFRLAARMYLQKGFPIKEDFLEQSEQLFGAKPMRLTGRKGDDLLNINQWVKEATEGKIEDFLSELPDDTVLLLLNAIHFQGFWRSKFDPSLTQRDSFHLNEQFTVPVDMMHARTYPLRWFLLEQPEIQVAHFPFNNNMSFVVMMPTHFEWNVSRVLANVSWDILHQPSLREKPTKVRLPRLHLNYQLDLVATLSRMGLQELFQAPDLRGISDQSLVVSSVQHQSTLELSEAGVEAAAATGTAMSRMSLSSFSVNRPFLFFILEDTTSLPLFVGSVRNPNPSAQWERKEQQDSPDDRDYFQNRKAFPRGDKPFGPDLKLAPPSEEDYPQLNSPK; encoded by the exons ATGGTGCTGCTCCGGGGGCTCCTGGTGCTCAGCTTGTCCTGCCTGCAGGGTCCCGGCTTGCTG TTGTCTCCTGCCAGCTCCATGGAGCCCTTGGACCAGCAG CTCAGGAGCGGGCAGACCCAGGAGAAGCTGCCCCCGCTTACCCTCCTCAAGTTGGGCAACCAG GAGGCCCGTGGCCATACTGTCCTGAAGAAGTCCCCAAGAGACTGCAAGGGGGCCCCAACCCCGGAGCAGACCCGCAGGTTGGCCCAGGCTATGATGGCCTTCACCACAGACCTGTTCTCCCTGGTGGCCCAAAGGTCCACCAGCCCCAACCTCATCCTGTCGCCTCTGAGCGTGGCCCTGGCACTGTCTCACCTGGCACTAG GTGCTCAGAACCAGACGCTGCGGAGGTTAGAGCAGGTGCTGCATGCAGACTCAGGGCTCTGCCTGCCCCACCTGCTGAGCCGCCTCTGCCAGGACCTGGGCCCTGGGGCATTCCGATTGGCTGCCAGAATGTACCTGCAGAAAG GATTTCCCATCAAAGAGGACTTCCTGGAACAGTCAGAACAGCTCTTTGGTGCAAAGCCCATGCGCCTGACGGGAAGGAAAGGGGATGATCTGCTGAACATCAACCAGTGGGTGAAGGAGGCTACAGAAGGGAAGATTGAGGATTTCCTCTCCGAGCTGCCAGATGACACAGTGTTGCTTCTGCTCAATGCCATCCACTTCCAGG GTTTCTGGAGGAGCAAGTTTGATCCAAGCCTCACCCAGCGAGACAGTTTCCACCTGAATGAGCAGTTCACGGTACCAGTGGACATGATGCACGCCCGCACGTACCCCCTGCGCTGGTTCCTGCTGGAGCAGCCTGAGATACAG GTGGCTCATTTCCCCTTCAATAACAACATGAGCTTTGTGGTCATGATGCCCACCCACTTTGAGTGGAATGTGTCCCGGGTGCTGGCCAACGTAAGCTGGGACATCCTGCACCAGCCCTCGCTTCGAGAGAAACCCACCAAGGTCCGGCTGCCCAGGCTGCATCTCAACTACCAGTTGGACCTGGTGGCCACCCTCAGCCGGATGG GCCTGCAGGAACTGTTCCAGGCCCCAGACCTGCGTGGGATCTCTGACCAGAGCCTGGTGGTCTCCAGCGTGCAGCATCAGTCCACGCTGGAGCTCAGCGAGGCCGGTGTGGAGGCGGCCGCGGCTACCGGCACGGCCATGTCCCGcatgtctctctcctccttcagCGTGAACCgcccctttctcttcttcatcctcGAGGACACAACAAGCCTGCCCCTCTTCGTGGGCAGCGTGAGGAACCCTAACCCTAGTGCGCAGTGGGAGCGCAAGGAGCAGCAGGATTCCCCAGATGACAGGGACTACTTCCAGAACCGGAAAGCCTTCCCCCGTGGAGACAAGCCCTTCGGCCCTGACTTGAAACTCGCGCCCCCCTCAGAGGAGGATTACCCCCAACTTAATAGCCCCAAGTGA
- the SERPINF2 gene encoding alpha-2-antiplasmin isoform X1: MGVGPAVIEGSPGRTGPEMGVGLECVGPALRPDQDLPIPTCQSGFPEPTWTEWGARPVFPVSPKVAPSRAIHWAPWLGQQRGSPAHPTNPAETSGTHRPVHPCGQDQTSQKRNMVLLRGLLVLSLSCLQGPGLLLSPASSMEPLDQQLRSGQTQEKLPPLTLLKLGNQEARGHTVLKKSPRDCKGAPTPEQTRRLAQAMMAFTTDLFSLVAQRSTSPNLILSPLSVALALSHLALGAQNQTLRRLEQVLHADSGLCLPHLLSRLCQDLGPGAFRLAARMYLQKGFPIKEDFLEQSEQLFGAKPMRLTGRKGDDLLNINQWVKEATEGKIEDFLSELPDDTVLLLLNAIHFQGFWRSKFDPSLTQRDSFHLNEQFTVPVDMMHARTYPLRWFLLEQPEIQVAHFPFNNNMSFVVMMPTHFEWNVSRVLANVSWDILHQPSLREKPTKVRLPRLHLNYQLDLVATLSRMGLQELFQAPDLRGISDQSLVVSSVQHQSTLELSEAGVEAAAATGTAMSRMSLSSFSVNRPFLFFILEDTTSLPLFVGSVRNPNPSAQWERKEQQDSPDDRDYFQNRKAFPRGDKPFGPDLKLAPPSEEDYPQLNSPK, encoded by the exons ATGGGGGTGGGGCCAGCGGTGATAGAAGGCTCCCCTGGAAGGACTGGCCctgagatgggggtggggttggagtGTGTGGGACCTGCTCTGAGGCCAGACCAAGACCTGCCCATCCCCACCTGCCAGTCTGGCTTCCCGGAGCCGACCTGGACAGAGTGGGGGGCAAGGCCTGTGTTTCCCGTAAGTCCAAAGGTGGCTCCGTCCAGAGCCATTCATTGGGCTCCGTGGCTGGGTCAACAACGCGGCTCTCCAGCCCACCCCACCAACCCTGCTGAGACTTCAGGGACTCACAGGCCTGTCCACCCTTGTGGTCAAGACCAGACCAGCCAGAAAAG GAACATGGTGCTGCTCCGGGGGCTCCTGGTGCTCAGCTTGTCCTGCCTGCAGGGTCCCGGCTTGCTG TTGTCTCCTGCCAGCTCCATGGAGCCCTTGGACCAGCAG CTCAGGAGCGGGCAGACCCAGGAGAAGCTGCCCCCGCTTACCCTCCTCAAGTTGGGCAACCAG GAGGCCCGTGGCCATACTGTCCTGAAGAAGTCCCCAAGAGACTGCAAGGGGGCCCCAACCCCGGAGCAGACCCGCAGGTTGGCCCAGGCTATGATGGCCTTCACCACAGACCTGTTCTCCCTGGTGGCCCAAAGGTCCACCAGCCCCAACCTCATCCTGTCGCCTCTGAGCGTGGCCCTGGCACTGTCTCACCTGGCACTAG GTGCTCAGAACCAGACGCTGCGGAGGTTAGAGCAGGTGCTGCATGCAGACTCAGGGCTCTGCCTGCCCCACCTGCTGAGCCGCCTCTGCCAGGACCTGGGCCCTGGGGCATTCCGATTGGCTGCCAGAATGTACCTGCAGAAAG GATTTCCCATCAAAGAGGACTTCCTGGAACAGTCAGAACAGCTCTTTGGTGCAAAGCCCATGCGCCTGACGGGAAGGAAAGGGGATGATCTGCTGAACATCAACCAGTGGGTGAAGGAGGCTACAGAAGGGAAGATTGAGGATTTCCTCTCCGAGCTGCCAGATGACACAGTGTTGCTTCTGCTCAATGCCATCCACTTCCAGG GTTTCTGGAGGAGCAAGTTTGATCCAAGCCTCACCCAGCGAGACAGTTTCCACCTGAATGAGCAGTTCACGGTACCAGTGGACATGATGCACGCCCGCACGTACCCCCTGCGCTGGTTCCTGCTGGAGCAGCCTGAGATACAG GTGGCTCATTTCCCCTTCAATAACAACATGAGCTTTGTGGTCATGATGCCCACCCACTTTGAGTGGAATGTGTCCCGGGTGCTGGCCAACGTAAGCTGGGACATCCTGCACCAGCCCTCGCTTCGAGAGAAACCCACCAAGGTCCGGCTGCCCAGGCTGCATCTCAACTACCAGTTGGACCTGGTGGCCACCCTCAGCCGGATGG GCCTGCAGGAACTGTTCCAGGCCCCAGACCTGCGTGGGATCTCTGACCAGAGCCTGGTGGTCTCCAGCGTGCAGCATCAGTCCACGCTGGAGCTCAGCGAGGCCGGTGTGGAGGCGGCCGCGGCTACCGGCACGGCCATGTCCCGcatgtctctctcctccttcagCGTGAACCgcccctttctcttcttcatcctcGAGGACACAACAAGCCTGCCCCTCTTCGTGGGCAGCGTGAGGAACCCTAACCCTAGTGCGCAGTGGGAGCGCAAGGAGCAGCAGGATTCCCCAGATGACAGGGACTACTTCCAGAACCGGAAAGCCTTCCCCCGTGGAGACAAGCCCTTCGGCCCTGACTTGAAACTCGCGCCCCCCTCAGAGGAGGATTACCCCCAACTTAATAGCCCCAAGTGA